One genomic window of Nicotiana sylvestris chromosome 10, ASM39365v2, whole genome shotgun sequence includes the following:
- the LOC138879207 gene encoding uncharacterized protein, translating into MGATNKNIKKILRKMVDNHKQWHEKLPFSLLGYCTTVRTSTGETPYMLVYGTEAVIPAEVKILSLVIIQEAELSDAKWIRSRYEQLALIDRKKMNVVCHGQLYQNRLSIAFNKKVRPRQFTPGQLVLKRIFPLQNEPKGKFSPNWQGPYMVHRVLIGGALILAEMDGEIWPKPINSGTDKRYYV; encoded by the coding sequence ATGGGGGctaccaacaagaacatcaagaagattctaaGGAAAATGGTGGACAATCacaagcaatggcatgagaaattaccattttcCTTATTGGGATATtgtaccacagttcgcacatcaaccggagaaactccctacatgttggtttacgGTACTGAAGCTGTCATTCCTGCTGAGGTCAAAATTCTTTCTTTGGTAATtatacaggaagcagaactcaGTGATGCAAAATGGATacggagtcgctatgaacaattagcTCTTATTGACCGGAAAAAAATGAATGTGGTatgccatggtcagctttatcagaatagacTGTCCatagctttcaacaaaaaggtcagaCCCAGACAGTTTACACCAGGGCAGCTAGTGCTGAAGCGAATCTTCCCGCTTCAAAATGAACCCAAAGGAAAATTTTcaccgaattggcaagggccctacatggttcatagagtactaataggaggagcactcatacttgcagaaatggacggagaaatttggccaaaacctatcaattcaggcACAGAcaagagatattatgtttag